In a single window of the Magnolia sinica isolate HGM2019 chromosome 7, MsV1, whole genome shotgun sequence genome:
- the LOC131251280 gene encoding LRR receptor-like serine/threonine-protein kinase ER1 produces the protein MAQTTIPFSLQLFFLCSFLPLLSSSTQQQSPTLSLSPSDLNSLLQINNSLTDLPGSHFFSTWDFSSPNPCFSFSGVICSRSSPFSSFLQISSLSLGTGLTDSPGLTGTLPAAIADLSALEQLIVYAGAITGPIPSRISNLNSLLLLSITNNLISGPIPDSISTLPNLHTLDLSHNRLHGSIPPSLAALPGLKVLILADNRLSGQVPEILSQLIHLDLKKNALSGRLPHLPSTLRYLSASDNAMWGPLDNLRSLPDLEFLDLGMNGFSGVIPESLFLNGNGGAYKLTSVLLQRNNLTGGIPAVPPDGHSAMVGSTVDLSHNGLSGELSTVLAEAESVYLNNNRFTGMVPLEYARSVYSGSMKTLYVQHNYLSGFPVPAGSPLPLSASLCVSYNCMVPPVGPTACPASAGEQQWRPAYQCSIFNRSSVING, from the coding sequence ATGGCCCAAACCACTATCCCTTTCTCTCTACAACTCTTCTTCTTATGCTCCTTTCTCCCACTACTCTCATCTTCAACCCAGCAACAATCTCCTACTCTCAGCCTCAGCCCCTCCGATCTGAATTCCCTCCTCCAAATAAACAACTCTCTCACTGACCTACCTGGTTCTCACTTCTTCTCCACTTGGGACTTCTCCTCTCCAAATCCTTGCTTCTCCTTCTCCGGTGTCATTTGCAGCAGATCTTCTCCTTTTTCCTCATTCCTCCAAATCTCATCTCTTTCTCTTGGAACCGGCCTCACCGACTCTCCTGGCCTTACCGGGACTCTCCCTGCTGCCATTGCCGACCTCTCTGCTTTAGAACAACTCATCGTCTACGCCGGAGCCATTACCGGCCCCATCCCGTCCCGCATCAGCAATCTGAATAGCCTGCTCTTACTCTCCATCACCAACAATCTCATATCGGGCCCCATCCCAGATTCAATCTCCACACTTCCCAATCTCCACACTCTAGATCTCAGCCACAATCGGCTCCACGGCTCGATCCCACCATCCCTCGCCGCATTGCCCGGGCTCAAGGTTCTGATCCTGGCCGATAATCGTCTCTCAGGGCAAGTCCCCGAGATCCTGAGCCAGCTCATCCACCTCGATCTGAAGAAGAACGCCTTGTCGGGGCGGCTGCCACACCTCCCCTCCACTCTACGCTACCTCTCCGCCTCTGATAacgcaatgtggggcccactcgacaATCTAAGGTCCCTGCCCGACCTCGAATTCCTCGACCTCGGGATGAACGGCTTCAGCGGGGTAATCCCAGAGTCCCTGTTTTTGAATGGCAACGGTGGCGCGTACAAGCTCACTTCGGTGCTCCTGCAGCGGAATAATCTGACGGGCGGTATCCCAGCCGTCCCACCCGATGGCCATTCGGCGATGGTTGGATCTACGGTGGATCTTAGCCACAAcgggttgtcaggggagctatcaACGGTCCTGGCTGAGGCGGAGAGCGTTTATTTGAACAACAACAGATTCACAGGAATGGTGCCGTTGGAGTACGCGAGGAGCGTGTACAGCGGGAGCATGAAGACACTGTACGTGCAGCACAATTACCTGTCGGGTTTTCCCGTGCCTGCGGGATCACCGCTGCCCTTGTCAGCGTCGCTATGCGTATCCTACAACTGCATGGTCccaccggtggggcccaccgccTGCCCGGCCAGCGCAGGGGAGCAGCAGTGGAGGCCCGCTTATCAGTGCTCCATATTCAACAGAAGCAGCGTCATCAACGGTTGA